A genome region from Neptunomonas japonica JAMM 1380 includes the following:
- a CDS encoding RluA family pseudouridine synthase yields the protein MSAPGDNFIAPLCEEQVGILFQDEHILLINKPSGLLSLSGKNPLNKDSVHFRLSQMFPGITMVHRLDFGTSGIMVLAFNKTVNANLTKQFQNRTVQKTYISVLSGHLDCEHGSIDAPIAKDPPNFPYQKICYEKGKQALSRFKVLSTSSNPDISRVLFTPETGRTHQLRIHSREMGFPIIGCDLYGTPQTQSMSSRLLLHALTLDFDHPITGERVKGRCECPF from the coding sequence ATGAGTGCTCCTGGAGATAACTTTATTGCGCCTTTGTGTGAAGAGCAGGTAGGCATACTTTTTCAAGATGAACATATTCTATTGATCAATAAGCCAAGTGGCCTGTTAAGCTTGTCGGGTAAAAATCCTTTGAATAAGGATTCGGTACATTTTCGTTTATCGCAAATGTTTCCGGGTATTACTATGGTGCATCGTCTTGATTTTGGAACGTCGGGTATTATGGTGCTGGCTTTTAATAAAACGGTTAATGCAAACCTTACTAAACAGTTTCAAAATAGAACGGTACAAAAAACCTATATTAGTGTTTTGAGTGGCCATTTAGATTGTGAGCACGGCAGTATTGATGCACCTATAGCGAAAGACCCTCCCAACTTTCCTTATCAAAAAATCTGTTATGAAAAAGGTAAGCAAGCACTTAGTCGTTTCAAGGTGTTATCTACATCGAGTAACCCGGACATAAGCCGGGTATTATTTACGCCAGAGACGGGTCGAACCCATCAATTGCGTATTCATAGTCGTGAGATGGGCTTCCCGATTATAGGTTGCGATCTGTATGGAACACCGCAAACCCAATCTATGTCTAGTCGACTTTTATTGCACGCTTTAACCTTGGATTTTGATCATCCCATAACAGGTGAGAGGGTTAAGGGACGGTGTGAGTGCCCATTCTAA
- a CDS encoding zinc ribbon domain-containing protein, whose translation MFWKAKQDRDWDLKKLTDEQLESLPLKELQRIRNKRWANGLEELQTRAQDELDRRDPRINWCCLRCGKKKFHEKEIRVSGGFFESYIGWERNKYHAIVCNYCGKTEFYNVLMSGAEQSIGFFGS comes from the coding sequence ATGTTTTGGAAAGCTAAACAAGACCGTGATTGGGATTTAAAAAAGCTCACTGATGAGCAGCTAGAATCCCTCCCTCTAAAAGAACTGCAACGAATAAGAAACAAGCGTTGGGCGAATGGTTTAGAGGAGCTTCAAACAAGAGCTCAAGATGAGCTTGATCGAAGAGATCCTCGTATTAACTGGTGTTGCCTGCGTTGCGGAAAGAAAAAATTTCATGAAAAAGAAATTCGTGTTTCAGGTGGTTTTTTTGAAAGCTATATAGGTTGGGAAAGAAACAAATACCACGCTATTGTATGCAACTACTGTGGGAAAACAGAATTTTATAATGTTCTTATGTCAGGCGCTGAGCAAAGTATTGGCTTCTTTGGTAGCTAA
- a CDS encoding DNA topoisomerase I — protein MLQDNLIYIVIIAVIGAIALAINYFISQREYNTTAKHERLDWLRKQTFNTLDAIATLKAAGCKPEILEKLNNHAMVQIEEISQLAPDSDLMTQVNNQKETADRTAPGQGVFNSDKDLKRFQIYINFTEKLLNQMLKKGKLSPLLAENYGQELYWLNISIVADAHIHQAQQFITQDEKPLALSHLKHAKAVIVRAMVPQQKKQPKLDLIQPQITAIQPRKTNHRGALEDSIDNFLK, from the coding sequence ATGTTGCAAGATAATCTGATTTATATCGTCATAATAGCTGTTATTGGTGCAATTGCGCTGGCTATCAACTATTTCATTTCTCAAAGAGAATACAATACAACGGCTAAACATGAGCGCCTAGACTGGCTGCGCAAGCAAACTTTTAATACATTAGACGCCATTGCAACACTCAAAGCAGCTGGCTGTAAACCAGAAATCTTAGAAAAGCTTAATAACCATGCCATGGTGCAAATAGAAGAGATCAGCCAATTAGCACCTGATTCTGATCTAATGACACAAGTAAATAATCAAAAAGAAACAGCTGATAGAACCGCGCCTGGGCAAGGTGTGTTCAACAGCGACAAAGATTTAAAGCGCTTCCAAATTTACATCAACTTTACTGAAAAACTACTTAATCAAATGCTAAAAAAGGGCAAGTTATCGCCATTGCTAGCTGAAAACTATGGTCAAGAGCTTTACTGGCTAAATATCTCAATAGTTGCTGATGCACACATACACCAAGCACAGCAGTTTATTACACAAGATGAAAAACCGCTTGCTCTTTCCCACCTTAAACACGCCAAAGCAGTCATTGTGCGTGCGATGGTCCCACAACAGAAGAAACAACCAAAACTAGACTTAATTCAACCTCAGATAACCGCTATACAACCGCGCAAAACAAATCATCGCGGAGCGCTTGAGGACTCTATTGATAACTTTTTGAAATAA
- the topA gene encoding type I DNA topoisomerase produces the protein MGKSLVIVESPAKAKTINKYLGNEYVVKSSVGHIRDLPTSGSATKSDPKARAKQAALTRKMAPEEKAIYKAKKAKDQLVARMGVNPEKDWEAHYEILPGKEKVVEELRRLAKDADTIYLATDLDREGEAIAWHLREAIGGEDERYRRVVFNEITKKAISSAFESPGKLDMNHVNAQQARRFLDRVVGYMLSPLLWEKVARGLSAGRVQSVAVRLVVEREKEIRAFIPDEYWEVHADTKTATAEALRLQVARVSGSAFRPSSEAETNAHLAALKDAEYTVLSREDRATSSKPSAPFITSTLQQAASTRLGFGVKKTMMMAQRLYEAGYITYMRTDSTNLSSEAVESCREYIGDHFGSKYLPEEAIRYSSKDGAQEAHEAIRPSDVNIEATALKAMERDAERLYELIRRQFLACQMMPALYTSSRITVKAGEFELTTKGRILRFDGYTRVMQKGKGDEDLILPDVKKGELLTMTAIDPKQHFTKPTARFTEASLVKELEKQGIGRPSTYASIISTIQDRGYVEIQNKRFYACKMGDIVVERLTENFTDLMDYSFTARMEDALDEIAQGEAEWKVLLDRFYGGLTRKLEEALDPETGMRPNSPTETDIPCPECNRHMMIRTGSTGVFLGCSGYNLPPKERCKATINLTPGDEVVSVDGDEEEESRILRNKHRCNLCDSAMDSYLVDKQRKLHVCGNNPDCPGYEVEEGSYRIKGYEGPSLKCDKCGAEMQLKTGRFGKFFGCMNEECKNTRKLLKSGEAAPPKMDPVPMPELACEKVEDTYILRDGASGLFLAASQFPRNRETRAPKIIELLPHESEIDPKYTFLFSAPKRDNEGNETIVRYSRKTKEQYVMTEVNGKATGWRAFYQGNAWVIEEPKAKAKKK, from the coding sequence ATGGGAAAGTCGCTCGTTATTGTTGAGTCACCCGCAAAAGCCAAGACAATTAATAAGTATCTTGGTAATGAATATGTCGTTAAATCGAGCGTAGGTCATATCCGTGATCTGCCTACGAGCGGTAGCGCCACAAAGTCAGATCCTAAGGCCCGCGCTAAGCAGGCTGCGCTGACACGTAAAATGGCGCCTGAAGAAAAAGCCATTTACAAAGCGAAAAAAGCTAAAGACCAGTTAGTTGCAAGGATGGGCGTCAACCCCGAAAAAGATTGGGAGGCGCATTACGAAATCCTTCCTGGGAAAGAGAAAGTTGTCGAAGAATTGCGACGTTTAGCTAAAGATGCCGATACTATCTATCTCGCGACCGATTTGGATCGCGAGGGAGAAGCGATTGCTTGGCATTTGAGAGAGGCTATTGGTGGTGAAGATGAGCGTTACCGTCGTGTTGTATTTAACGAGATAACGAAAAAAGCTATCAGCAGTGCATTTGAATCACCTGGTAAGCTCGACATGAATCATGTCAATGCGCAGCAGGCGCGCCGTTTTCTAGACCGTGTTGTGGGTTATATGCTGTCTCCTTTATTGTGGGAGAAAGTTGCTCGTGGGCTTTCTGCAGGGCGAGTGCAATCGGTTGCTGTGCGTTTAGTTGTTGAGCGAGAGAAGGAAATTCGCGCCTTTATTCCTGATGAGTATTGGGAAGTACATGCGGACACTAAGACGGCTACTGCTGAGGCTTTAAGACTGCAAGTTGCTCGCGTTAGTGGCAGTGCGTTCCGGCCTTCATCTGAAGCTGAAACTAATGCACATTTAGCCGCGCTTAAAGATGCTGAGTATACAGTTCTTAGTCGCGAAGATCGTGCGACAAGCAGCAAGCCATCGGCTCCATTTATAACATCAACGCTTCAGCAGGCAGCCAGTACACGCTTGGGCTTTGGTGTGAAGAAAACCATGATGATGGCCCAGCGGTTATATGAAGCGGGTTACATCACATACATGCGTACAGATTCAACCAACTTGAGCTCAGAAGCTGTAGAAAGTTGCCGTGAATATATCGGTGATCACTTTGGTAGCAAGTATTTACCTGAAGAGGCTATTCGCTATTCAAGTAAAGACGGTGCTCAAGAAGCGCATGAGGCGATTCGTCCAAGTGATGTGAATATCGAAGCTACTGCTTTAAAGGCGATGGAGCGCGATGCAGAGCGTTTGTATGAGTTAATTCGTCGCCAGTTTTTGGCTTGCCAAATGATGCCAGCGCTGTATACCAGTTCACGCATTACAGTGAAGGCAGGTGAGTTTGAGTTAACCACGAAAGGACGTATTTTACGTTTTGATGGTTACACGCGGGTAATGCAAAAAGGTAAAGGTGATGAAGATCTCATTTTGCCGGATGTGAAGAAGGGTGAGTTGCTGACGATGACAGCGATTGATCCTAAGCAGCACTTTACTAAGCCAACGGCTCGTTTTACAGAAGCTAGCTTGGTTAAAGAGTTAGAAAAACAAGGGATTGGTCGTCCATCCACATATGCATCAATTATCTCTACTATTCAGGATCGTGGCTACGTCGAGATTCAGAATAAGCGTTTTTATGCCTGTAAAATGGGCGATATTGTGGTTGAGCGCCTTACCGAAAACTTTACTGACCTAATGGATTACAGTTTTACCGCGCGTATGGAAGACGCCTTGGATGAGATAGCCCAAGGTGAAGCTGAGTGGAAAGTGCTGCTCGATCGTTTTTATGGTGGTTTAACGCGTAAGCTAGAAGAAGCGCTTGATCCTGAAACAGGCATGCGCCCTAACTCGCCAACAGAAACAGATATTCCATGCCCTGAATGTAATCGTCATATGATGATTCGTACCGGTAGCACAGGTGTGTTTTTAGGCTGTTCGGGTTACAACTTGCCGCCGAAAGAACGTTGTAAAGCAACAATCAACCTAACCCCTGGTGATGAGGTTGTTAGTGTTGATGGAGATGAGGAAGAAGAATCTCGCATCTTGCGTAACAAGCATCGTTGCAATCTTTGTGATAGTGCGATGGATAGTTATTTGGTCGACAAGCAGCGTAAGTTGCACGTATGCGGAAATAACCCGGATTGCCCAGGGTACGAAGTCGAAGAGGGTAGTTATCGTATTAAGGGTTATGAAGGCCCTTCGCTTAAGTGCGATAAATGTGGTGCTGAAATGCAATTAAAAACGGGCCGTTTTGGTAAGTTCTTTGGTTGTATGAATGAAGAATGTAAAAACACTCGTAAGCTGCTGAAAAGTGGTGAAGCTGCGCCGCCTAAAATGGATCCGGTGCCTATGCCTGAGCTGGCCTGTGAAAAGGTTGAAGATACCTACATTCTTCGTGATGGTGCTTCTGGGTTGTTTTTAGCCGCAAGCCAGTTTCCACGTAACCGTGAAACACGAGCACCCAAAATTATTGAGTTACTGCCTCACGAATCTGAGATTGACCCTAAGTACACATTCCTGTTTAGCGCGCCAAAGCGTGATAATGAGGGGAATGAGACTATTGTACGATACAGTCGTAAGACAAAGGAGCAGTATGTGATGACTGAGGTCAATGGCAAAGCAACCGGATGGCGTGCATTCTATCAGGGTAATGCCTGGGTGATAGAAGAGCCAAAGGCTAAAGCGAAGAAGAAGTAA
- a CDS encoding DUF6586 family protein, whose amino-acid sequence MSNVYLVRTNQKINFARIHLDALTVAQDSTKWSKHNEIESYNESILFHLASAYGSFLREVAEKYSFDTSKVNTLADLEVMFEASGQESPERIELVGLEKSEVSWLHKMLAAYGACWKALDNHSEAASDKVSVSEIHVVQINPNHAEDSDILAEYKQWLNEFRSLVERLRSDMQEW is encoded by the coding sequence ATGAGTAATGTATATCTGGTCAGGACGAATCAGAAAATTAATTTTGCACGTATTCATTTAGATGCTTTGACGGTCGCGCAAGACTCTACGAAGTGGAGTAAGCACAACGAAATTGAATCGTATAATGAATCTATTTTGTTTCATTTAGCGTCGGCATACGGTTCATTTTTACGAGAAGTTGCTGAAAAATATAGTTTTGATACCAGCAAGGTAAACACCTTGGCTGATTTAGAAGTTATGTTTGAGGCATCGGGGCAAGAGTCACCAGAAAGGATTGAGCTGGTAGGCTTGGAGAAGAGTGAAGTAAGTTGGTTGCATAAAATGCTAGCTGCTTATGGAGCTTGTTGGAAAGCCCTTGATAATCATAGTGAAGCTGCGAGTGATAAAGTAAGCGTTTCAGAAATTCATGTTGTGCAGATTAACCCAAATCATGCAGAAGATAGCGATATTCTGGCCGAATACAAACAGTGGCTTAATGAGTTTCGTTCGCTAGTCGAGCGTTTACGTTCAGATATGCAAGAGTGGTAG
- a CDS encoding cell division inhibitor SulA, with protein sequence MIQLHNHRNRPGMALLRKHEQNQIHQKPPATKKEFGKITEIVTRSGELNDMPLLMPLLAQLSHEDRWFAWVAPPTNLPRSLLQDAGIDLNKVILLYPDEHHSVLQLAKKALSTGTCHAVISWAEEISEHEIKNLEHSAQQGCSNGILIRRRHH encoded by the coding sequence GTGATTCAATTACATAACCATCGCAACAGACCCGGCATGGCGCTGTTACGCAAACACGAACAAAACCAGATCCACCAAAAACCGCCAGCCACAAAAAAAGAGTTCGGAAAAATAACTGAAATAGTCACACGTAGCGGCGAACTCAACGATATGCCTCTGCTCATGCCTTTACTGGCACAGCTCAGCCATGAAGACCGCTGGTTTGCATGGGTAGCGCCGCCGACCAACTTACCTCGTTCGCTCTTACAGGATGCAGGTATTGACTTAAACAAGGTAATTTTACTCTACCCAGATGAGCATCATTCAGTACTGCAGCTTGCAAAAAAAGCATTAAGTACGGGCACCTGTCACGCAGTCATTAGCTGGGCCGAAGAGATATCAGAACATGAGATTAAAAATTTAGAGCACTCAGCTCAACAAGGATGTAGTAACGGCATCCTCATAAGAAGACGCCACCACTAA
- the lexA gene encoding transcriptional repressor LexA gives MMKLTKRQEEVLECIRGHIEATGYPPTRAEIAKTLGFKSANAAEEHLKALARKGAIEIIPGTSRGIRLPELEAAEDGIPVIGRVAAGSPILAQEHIEEHCTISADFFHPPANYLLRVHGTSMKDIGIMDGDLLAVHQCTEARNGQIVVARIDDEVTVKRFKKEGHMVYLIAENTEFSPIQVDLRQQELSIEGLGVGVIRQGGDL, from the coding sequence ATTATGAAACTAACCAAACGTCAAGAAGAAGTACTGGAATGCATCCGCGGGCACATTGAAGCAACCGGGTATCCACCGACACGTGCAGAAATCGCAAAAACACTTGGTTTCAAATCCGCTAATGCTGCCGAAGAACACCTTAAAGCATTAGCGAGAAAAGGCGCGATTGAGATTATTCCGGGAACCTCTCGCGGTATACGCCTACCTGAACTGGAAGCAGCAGAAGACGGGATACCCGTAATAGGGCGTGTCGCTGCTGGATCTCCTATTTTGGCACAAGAACATATCGAAGAGCACTGCACTATCTCTGCTGACTTCTTTCATCCACCAGCTAACTATTTACTGAGAGTCCATGGCACTAGCATGAAAGACATTGGCATTATGGACGGTGACTTGCTCGCTGTACATCAATGTACAGAAGCACGTAACGGCCAAATTGTTGTCGCCCGCATTGATGACGAAGTCACTGTAAAACGCTTCAAAAAAGAAGGTCACATGGTCTATCTGATTGCAGAAAACACAGAGTTTTCACCAATTCAAGTTGACCTTCGACAGCAAGAATTGTCTATCGAAGGGTTAGGCGTAGGCGTCATTAGGCAAGGAGGTGATTTGTGA
- the dinG gene encoding ATP-dependent DNA helicase DinG: MLSDALKNSIQASYRRFLADHEMKPRYGQKMMIAHVARTLGAIEVDEKGERVNENHLCVIEAGTGTGKTMAYLLSAIPIAQSHSKSLVISTATVALQEQLLNKDLPEVARLLGESVNYVLAKGRGRYFCISQAEKLLDSQNQTGQIALYEDEIEHSIDPSLLVFYQELLGKFAAGEWDGDRDSLAQEIEAANWAPLTSDHTRCTNRRCSNFSVCPFYKSRDSMDKADIVVANHDLVLADLSLGGGAILPEPANTVYIFDEAHHLSSKATGHFAYTMRVKGTQRWLKSSVKQLDAMLDECDNNAVLAQYVERMAPARQDIDIALDQLHSDLRIMLMDGVQRPASERFRFPKGVLPETMMHSAKDIASAAERWMLKAEQIVDVLKEALDGGVPEINRDVAERWYPRMGLLWMRAQSLYWLNKSYAVADPEGVAPTARWINLVDASDGVDFECRSSPVSAADTLQEHLWSSCFGAVLTSATMTALGHFNRVIHELGLPQDVLCERLPSPFNYPQAAVLSVPRMESDPGKPEEHTKEVISILNKGLASAAATLVLFSSWRQMFTVLEKLESTIRSKVLAQGDLTKNEIIRKHKEIINAEKPSIIFGLASFAEGVDLPGKYLTEVIITKLPFGVPDDPVDATMAEWIEQRGGNAFMEWTVPEASMRLTQATGRLLRTEQDSGRVILLDRRVVTRRYGRQLLDALPPFRREIS, translated from the coding sequence TTGCTTAGTGATGCTCTTAAAAACTCTATACAGGCTTCTTATCGACGCTTTTTAGCGGACCATGAGATGAAGCCGCGTTACGGCCAAAAAATGATGATTGCGCACGTAGCGCGAACACTCGGTGCTATAGAGGTGGACGAGAAAGGAGAACGGGTTAACGAAAATCATCTTTGTGTGATTGAGGCAGGGACCGGTACGGGTAAAACCATGGCCTATCTGTTAAGTGCAATTCCTATTGCGCAGTCGCATTCTAAGTCTTTAGTTATTTCGACTGCGACCGTTGCATTGCAAGAGCAGCTGTTAAATAAAGACCTACCTGAAGTGGCTCGTCTCCTAGGAGAGTCAGTTAATTATGTGCTGGCTAAAGGTAGGGGGCGTTATTTTTGTATTTCGCAGGCGGAAAAACTTTTAGACTCTCAAAATCAAACGGGACAAATTGCTCTATATGAAGATGAGATAGAGCATAGTATCGACCCTTCATTGCTGGTTTTTTATCAAGAGCTGTTGGGTAAGTTTGCTGCAGGTGAGTGGGATGGTGATCGAGACAGTCTTGCTCAAGAAATAGAGGCTGCAAACTGGGCCCCTCTAACGAGCGATCATACGCGTTGTACCAATAGGCGCTGTAGTAATTTTTCTGTATGTCCTTTTTATAAGTCTAGAGACTCTATGGATAAGGCCGACATTGTTGTGGCTAACCATGATTTAGTCTTGGCTGATTTGTCATTAGGTGGCGGTGCGATTTTACCCGAACCGGCTAATACTGTTTATATATTTGATGAGGCTCACCATCTTTCGTCTAAGGCAACGGGGCACTTTGCTTATACAATGCGTGTTAAAGGCACGCAACGTTGGCTGAAGTCATCCGTAAAGCAGTTAGATGCTATGCTGGATGAATGTGATAACAACGCCGTTTTGGCGCAGTATGTTGAGCGTATGGCGCCTGCACGCCAAGATATCGATATTGCGCTTGATCAATTGCATAGTGATTTGCGAATAATGTTGATGGATGGTGTTCAGCGCCCTGCATCAGAGCGTTTTCGTTTTCCAAAGGGTGTGCTTCCCGAAACAATGATGCATAGCGCAAAAGATATTGCCTCAGCGGCAGAGCGCTGGATGTTAAAAGCGGAGCAAATCGTTGATGTGCTTAAAGAGGCACTGGACGGAGGTGTTCCTGAGATTAATAGGGACGTAGCAGAGCGTTGGTATCCTCGTATGGGCCTACTTTGGATGCGGGCTCAGTCCTTGTATTGGCTAAACAAAAGCTATGCGGTGGCTGACCCTGAAGGTGTTGCGCCAACGGCACGTTGGATTAATTTAGTCGATGCTAGCGATGGCGTTGATTTTGAGTGTAGAAGTAGCCCCGTGTCAGCAGCAGATACATTACAAGAGCACCTTTGGTCCAGTTGCTTTGGTGCTGTGTTAACGTCAGCAACGATGACAGCGCTAGGGCATTTTAATCGTGTGATTCATGAGTTGGGATTGCCACAAGATGTATTGTGTGAGCGGTTGCCAAGTCCATTTAATTACCCTCAAGCAGCAGTATTGTCGGTTCCGCGTATGGAGTCGGATCCTGGTAAACCAGAAGAGCATACGAAAGAAGTTATCAGTATCCTTAATAAGGGTTTGGCGAGTGCAGCGGCAACACTGGTATTATTTAGCTCATGGCGACAAATGTTTACTGTGTTGGAAAAGCTTGAGAGTACGATTCGTAGTAAGGTGTTGGCTCAAGGCGATTTAACTAAGAACGAAATTATTAGAAAGCATAAAGAGATCATTAATGCAGAGAAGCCTAGTATCATTTTTGGCCTGGCGTCGTTTGCAGAAGGAGTGGATCTGCCAGGTAAGTACCTGACAGAGGTTATTATTACTAAATTGCCGTTTGGTGTGCCAGACGATCCTGTTGATGCCACGATGGCTGAGTGGATAGAGCAGCGAGGTGGTAATGCATTTATGGAGTGGACTGTACCTGAGGCGTCAATGCGCTTGACGCAGGCTACAGGTCGACTCTTACGTACCGAGCAGGACAGTGGTCGGGTTATTTTATTAGATAGACGTGTAGTGACGCGCCGTTATGGCCGGCAATTGCTGGATGCGTTGCCTCCTTTTCGTCGTGAAATCAGTTAA